attaagtcaaaagtgaaataaaaaataaatattacactcacaaaggTTCCAAAGGAATatggacatttcaaatgtcacattatgTCTGTATACATGTAACCATGTGCAAGTAGTTAAagcacaaaagggaaaataaatcatcaTAAATATGGGATGTATTTACAgcggtgtttgttcttcactggttgcccttttcttgtggcaacaggtcacaaatctggctgctgtgatggcacactgtattatttcacccaatagatatgggagtttatcaaaatcgggtttgttttcgaattctttgtggagtCGTGTaacctgagggaaatatgtgtctctaatatggttatacatttggcagaagtttaggaagtgcatctcagtttccacctcattttgtgggcagtatgCACATAgcatgtattctctctctctctctctctctctctctctctctctctctctctcacacacacacacacacacacatacagtataatcaCTATTATGTGGGGCATTCCAATACAGGGGATTTGCATAGCCTAGCCTACCTatgaacagagatagagagactttCAATTTCAGAGACAATTATACTGACAGCTTCTACTGCACCACTTCGTGAGCACTCTTCTCCATGGTTTCTTGCATCATAGCGCGAGCTCAGGCGTTGGCCTGGGTGTTAGTTCTGGTGATGGTGGAGGCAGAGGTACAGGAGAACTACTCACCTGCGTGCCGCGAGTTCATGTACATGGGCACACCACCACTGGGACTTGAGAACAAAGCACTAAAGAAGATTTGCCAGCGCTACAACGGCAAGCCACGTTTTGTGACCCTGTATGACACCTTTGATCACATCCCCGTCTACTCTGCCTACACGTTCAAGCGCTCTGACGGCACCAAAAAGGTTGATGTGCCCTGGATGTACGAGCCACAGGTATTTTTGACAGACTCCTGTATCTTACATTATCTCTGCAACATTGCCTTGTGCTTGTGTCTACAGATGAatcattttttttgtgttattggcAACAATAAGATGTCGATGGTCTCTGTGCAAATATAACGAATAGTGAGCAATATACTGTTGTGAAAGAGTCCAGGATGAAGAGTCCACGAGGGTTCACTGACTGAGATTCCTTTAGTACCACTGTTCTTTATCTTATTAAAGCTAAAGGTGTCCGCATACATGGGTTCGGTTTGCTTCTAACAGAACTCGGCTAGGCAAAGTGAACGtctgtgctcgcatactccctaaAGACCTATgcttgaaaaatgagaaaaaagcgGCAATTTTCCTGCGCAAACTGTTTCTACTGGGAAGCATATGGTAAAGTTTACCATAACGTTTACCGTATGCTTACCAGTAGAAACAGATTGCTCAtcatgacaacattttgtgatgttttggtCTTCGGCAGGTTTTTCTTCGGCTGTTGGGGAACACACATTATTTTCTTGAGATAGGTCTAAATTTGGTAGTTGAAGTCTATGCCCCTTCATCGGTGATTGCTCTACAGTACTACTCCTACTAGGATTGGGAACTATGGACCCTATTCTTCAATAAGTGTTTGCTGTCGTTCAACGAGAAAGGATTTGTTTTAATGCATATTTTtaaacttgagaaatactgcaccaaacatcttagttagatgtaaaataaAAAACTAAGAACTCCTTGGCAAAAACTTATAAATGAATTACAGATTTATTGATTTATCTTAGATTTAGTCACACTGTTTTGAGGAAGTGTtctggctatgttgttgctacggCTTATATAGAGGGACAAACCGTAATATTGCctatttttttcttgtttttcaagcgaaggtctttgaAGTAAGTATGCAAGGACAGATGTTCGCTTTCGTCTAGTCGAGTTCTGCTAGGAACACTAAGAACCCAGGTCTGCTAGGAGCTCTAAGAACCCAGTTCTGCTAGGAACACTAAGAACCCAGGTCTGCTAGGAGCTATAAGAACCCAGTTCTGCTAGGAACACTAAGAACCCAGGTCTGCTAGGAGCTCTAAGAACCCAGTTCTGCTAGGAACACTAAAAAAAAAGTTCTGCTAGGAGCTCTAAGAACCCAGTTCTGCTAGGAGCTCTAAGAACCCAGTTCTGCTAGGAGCTCTAAGAACCCAGTTCTGCTCGGAGCACTAAGAACCCAGTTCTGCTAGGAACACTAAGAACCCAGTTCTGCTAGGAGCTCTAAGAACCCAGTACTACTAGGAGCTCTAAGAACCCAGTTCTGCTAGGAGCTCTAAGAACCCAGTTCTGCTAGGAGCTCGAAGAACCCGGTTCTGTTAGGAGCTCTAAGAACCCAGTTCTGCTAGGAGCTCTAAGAACCCAGTAATGCTAGGAGCTCTAAGAACCCAGTTATGCTAGGAGCTCTAAGAACCCAGTTATGCTAGGAGCTCTAAGAACTCAGTTCTGCTAGGAGCTCTAAGAACCCAGTTATGCTAGGAGCTCTAAGAACCCAGTTCTGCTAGGAGCTCTAAGAACCCAGTTCTGCTCGGAGCACTAAGAACCCAGTTCTGCTAGGAACACTAAGAACCCAGTTCTGCTAGGAGCTCGAAGAACCCGGTTCTGCTAGGAGCTCTAAGAACCCAGTTCTGCTAGGAGCTCTAAGAACCCAGTACTGCTAGGAGCTCTAAGAACCCAGTTATGCTAGGAGCTCTAAGAACTCAGTTCTGCTAGGAGCTCTAAGAACCCAGTTCTGCTAGGAGCTCTAAGAACCCAGTTATGCTAGGAGCTCTAAGAAcccagttctgctaggagcacTAACCCTCTGCTCTTTGTCAGCtcgccacagtgtctgattttgGGGAGATGCAACCCTTTCCTCAAGGCGACCTCCATCGCAGTTTTGAGGATGCCCAAGCAGTGCTGGAAGACTACTCCAACACAGTGAACTTTGAGCGTGGCCACCTAAACCCTGACGAGCACCAGTCTGACCCCAATGACAAGGCAGCCACCTACACCCTGACCAACGTGGTCCCTCAGGTCCGGGAGTTCAACATCGGCCCCTGGAAGACCCACGAGCACACCATACGCCGCCGCCTCAACAACTACTGCCGCGGCACCGCCTACATGGTCACTGGTGTCACCACCTCAGGGAACATGATCCGCCGCCACAACATTGACCGTGTGGCCGTTCCCACCTACCTGTGGTCAGCTTACTGCTGCATCGACTACGACCGCAACACGCCCTTTGAGGAGCGCACCAAGTTCCCAGCCTACGCGGCCCACGGTCTCAATGAGAAAGAGAGGCCTGAGGTGCTGGAGATGTCTGTTCAACAGCTGGAGAACTTCCTCAAGAGTGTCACCTTTGTGGACAAGACCTTTCAGATCTTCTATGATAACTGTGTATCCCCTGATAATGGCCTGCACATGACTTGACACTATACAAACAATTATGTGTAGCGTAATTTACTTAAACTATAATGTATTCAAAAAGGAAGTGAATCTGATGTGTTGTCTTACATGAATGCTTACGGTTTGCTTCACCCTTCTTCAATTATTTTCTCTCAGCACGCATATATCACAGTAACCTACATGATCGCTCGCCTCATATATCGAATATGTAGCCTGCAAGAAACAACATATTTTACAAATACATTAAAGCAATCCAAGTAATGGCAATTGACAATCCGTTTGCCTACTTATAAACCCTTTATAAACCAGTTAATCATATAAACCAGCAAAGGTTTTACGTGGcagatttatatatatttttttttaaagatcccAGTTCTGACTGACACATGTTTTTGCATGTAAAGCTTCCTCAGCTTTTTAAAATCCTACTTTCTCCAATGACGTTCAATCATGTGCACAAGCCCCTTGTTTCTTGATGAATAAAGACTTTCACTCAATTTCCTTTTTTGTCTCTTTTCTTCAACTAGTAAGATAAAAGTATTATTTTGCAATGTGAAATATGTTTGGTTCAATTGCAAAAACACACATATTGCAGGTAACACTATCTGATGAATGTCCCTTGATTGCACTCACTCATTTATCACTCACTCTCCTTTGTCTTTGGTCAAAGTCCACATGGAATCTCCTGTGTGCTTTATCTGCCTGTGGTATTGTGCTAATCTACCATTACCACTGCCTTGCTACTTAACCTCACCTGACACTGAAGGCCACATTTGTTCTCCACAGAGATAGATTAGAGAGCAGGTTTTTACATTTTACAGTCTGCCAACCATGTCAAGACACACTGCTGTGTACATGGAGGAGACAGGAAAGACTGAAATGACAAGACAAAAGAGGCTTGTTGGCAGAATGCTTAGCATATGTGTAATGGTCGTCTGatgaagaaggatcggaccaaagcgcagcgtggtaactgttcatgatttttattaacactgaacactagaacaaaataacaaagtgagacACTAcaacgaacagttctgtcaggtgcagaaaacactaaacagaaaatacctacccacaaaacacaggtgggaaaggctacctaagtatggttcccaatcagagacaacgatagacagctgtccctgattgagaaccatacccggccaaaacaaagaaatacaaaacatagaaaaattaacatagaattcccacccaaatcacaccctgaacaAACCAAAatggagacataaaaagctctctaaggtcagggcgtgacaacatgaGTGTTCCATACTACAGAGGGTGCTCAGTGAAACGAGTCCTCTCAGTACATTTCATGAGAGTGGGGTTATGATAGGTGATAGCCAATGAAGGTGATAAGGAATAGAACGAAAGGGAGCATTCAAGAATAGCAGAAGATGTGATATACCGCCTAAGAATTTGATGTAATCCTTTAGCCTAtagcaggggtctccaaccctgttcttggagagctaccttcctgtaggttttcactttaaccccagttgtaactaacctggttcagtttatcaaccagctaattattagaatcaggtgtgttggattagggttggagtgaaaacctatagGGCGGTAGCtcaccaggaacagggttggagatccCTGGCCTATAGCCTATAACAGGGATATTCAACTCTTAGCCtacgaggtctggagcctgctggttttctgttctacctgttaattaattgcacccattaaatcagtccctgattagaagggCACAATGAAAAAACACTGTGGAACTGGAGTTAACTTTGAGGGGTCTATAGCCTCCCTAGTGAGTGTACTACCTCCTCTGCCAAGATGACAGGGTCTTTATGGCATTTATGCTTAGTCAAGTTCCTGCTCATGCTGTTCGCCCTAAAGGTCCCCCTAAATTGCTAGATTAATGGTAGAAATGGGATAGTCTCTCAGGCTGATATTTGTTACTGTGTCCCTGGCTGCTTTGGGGTTTGTGCGCAGGCCACTTCTAGATAGATGGTAAAGTGTGGAATGGAGTCCTTGTATGTTAGGGTACAATTGCTATATTCTATTATTCCCCCACCAGTTACAGTAAATTCACATAAGTTCACATAAGACTATGCTGATTGGATAATAGAGAACAAGCCAACACGTGTTCTTGTCATTCACTCCACACAAAATGGTTGGATCCCTCTATCACATTATTTACTCACTTTGCATATCTGGGCTTTGGCATTTAAATTCTAACTGCACACCTTACCTTGTCTTTCATTTCACTCTCCTGCAGTCATGCTGGTAAGAGCCATGCAATTATCGCCAGGCTGTTTGGTGTTGGCGTTCGCCCTGTTCCATAGTGCACCTCAAGCCACTGTGGTCGAGGACTTCAACCATGTAGAGCGATGCATGAACTCCTTATATATGGGAACCCCACCACGGGGAATCATTAATGACAAACTGAAGAAGATCTGTCAGCGCTATGCCGACAAGCCACGCTTTGTGACCTTGTACGACCCCCAGAAACGCATCCCTGTCTACTCAGCCTACTCCTTcaagaagacagagggagagcgacgTGTGGACTACTCCTGGATGTATGAAACACAGGTCGGTCAAACTGTTTATTGCTGTTTTTGTAAGTCTACTCCTCAAATGTGATGTTATAACCTTATGTTTTTCCTATCGGAAAATGTTTGTAATTTCAAGTCCCTATTTGGCAGAGACCGGAGTTGAGCTGTTACACCGGTTAAATGTTTGATAGAAGCCTTCCCTGAACACTGTAGCTTCTTTCCCTTTGTATAAGAACTCAGGAAAAGACGCAGATGCAGACAGATTGGAAACAAGGTCTGTGGGACATAGGTTTAATCCTAAACAGATGAAAAgtgggtacggggcaacagaagacaaacATCAGAAGGGCTAAGAAtcttggagatggggaaagggccgaTAAAACGGGGGGAAAGTTTGCGGgactccacccggaggggcagGTCCTAagtggacagccataccctctgcccgagaCGATAACGGGGAGCCGAGGTCCGGTGGCAGTCCGTCTGTAGTCAATACCTGGAGATGGTCCCGACTGGGCTCTCTTCCAGATATGCAACAGCGGCGAAcgaacatctgggccgagggtatgcTGACCTCTTGCTCcgggaagagcgggggctgatatcCCAGGGAACACACAAAAGGTGTGTGACCAGCGGCTGAGCAGGGGAGGGTGTTGCGGGCATACTCTACCCACatgagttgctggctccaggtggtggggttagcAGAGACAAGGCAGCGAAGAGTCatctccaggtcctgattggctcgctccgactggccattagacccggaggacaggctggccgacgacccaattAGTGTGCAGAACACCTTCCAGAACCGGAACGAGAACAGAGGATcccggtcggagaccatgtccactggaagtccatggatccggaagaagtgctgcaccatgagctgggccgtctccttggctgaGGGTAGCTTGGGAAGAGGAATGGAATGGGTGGCTTTGGAAAACCAGTCCACCATGGTAAGGATAacagtgttgccatcagacgggggGAGACCCGTGATGAAGGCCAGGGATATACGTGACCAGGGATGTTTAGGGACAAGAAGTAGTTGCAGGAGGTCAGCCGGAGCTTGCTGAGGAGTCTTATTCTGGTTACACACGGTGCAGGCTGCGACGAACACAGATACTTCAGGAACCAAAGTGGGCTACGAAAAACGTTGTTGTATAAAAGCCTGGGTctgaatgagcccattccagaaCTTGGGAAAGGGCAGAGTCCAGGACAAACATCCAGTTAGCCGTTCCCCCCCGGGAACGCTGTGCTtcacagacctggttctctataCCCCAGATGAGTGCAGCCGCGAGACAAGAGATAGGGAGGATGGTCTCGGTGTCCGATGGTGTAGCAACGGGGCTATAGAGGCATGTCAGTGCGTCTGGCTTCACATTATTGGAACCCGGGCGGTAGGAGATGGTGAAGTTGAAATGGGTGAATAGCAGGGCCCATCGAGCTTGCCTGGAGTTCAGGCGCTTGGCGGTGCGGAGATATTCTAGGTTCTTGTGATCTGTCCACACCATGAATGGGTGTTCCGCCACCTctaaccagtgcctccactcctccaatgacataTTCACCGCAAGTAGCTCATGGTTACCCACGTCGGAATTCCTTTCCATGATGTTGAGACAatgggagaggacaggacagacccCACTTCGACATCTGAAGCGTCAACCTCCACCACAAACCGCCAGGACGGATCCGGGTGGATTAGGATAGGGGCGGTAGTGAATTTATCTTGAGGTCCAAGAACACCTGGTCTGCAACTGGAGACCACTTAAACgggaccttgggagaggtgagtgctgaaAGGGGGGGGATCCAGGGTTCTGTAGCCCCGGATTAACCGGCGGTAGAAATGGACAAACCCCAGGAAGCGTTGCAGCTGCTCTCTGGATGTGGGTTgcggccaatccaccaccgctctcacctttcCAGGATCCATCTGTATGTTGCCTGCAGCTATGATGCATCcaaggaaggagatggtggagcgatggaattcgCATTTCTCCACTTTGACGAACAGCTGGTTCTccagaagatgctggaggacttGTCTGACATGGAGGACATGTTCTTGAAACGAGCTGGAAAAAACGAAAATGTAATTAAAGTAGATGAAcacgaaccggttcaacatgtcacgGAGAACGTTGTtaaccagggcctggaacacagcagaAGCATTGGTCAGTCCGAATGGCATCACTAGGTATTCATAGTGTCCGTTAGCCGTGTTAAAGGCGGTCTTCCACTTGCCCCCTTCCCGTATCCATACCAGATGGTAGGCCTTCCGGGGGTCCAACTTGGAGAAGATGGTAGCACCCCTGGAAAGGCTCAAAAGTTGAGGCAGTGATTGGAAGCGGGTAACAGTTTTTAACCGTGATGTCATTCAGGCCCCGGCAGTCGATATACGGGTGGCAGAGTCAGAAGGACGGATACCCCCTACAGCCAGGGAGTCCTCAATATACCTCTCCATCGCCTTGGTCTCCTACCCGACAGGTAATAAAGCCGCCCCCGAGGCGGTGTAGTGGCTAGGAGAAGGTCGATGGTGCAGTCATAGGGCCGATGAGGAGGAAGTGCGGTGGCACGGGCTTTGCTGAaaacctcccggaggtcctggtattCGGCGGGAATGACGGAGAGGTCCAGGCAATGCGCATGGCAAAATGGGCTCAAACCCAGGATAGAACCAGTAGCCCAGTCGATCAGAGGATTATGCCTCTGGATCCAGGAAAATCCCAAAACCACGGGTGCATGAGGGGATTTAATGGGCAGGAACTGCATAGACTCACTGTGATTAACCGACACTCTCAGGTTAATGGGAAACATCGTGTGGGTGACTCTGCCAACAGAGCGCCCATCCAGCGCTCTGACGTCCATAGGAATAGAGAGGGGTTGTGTGGGGATTCCCAGCTCTGACACCAGGGTAGCGTTTATAAAGCTCTCGTCAGCCCCAGAGTAAATGAACACCCGAAGAGATTTGGGCTGGTCACCCCACAACAGGATAGCATGGATTGGGGTACGAGAAATGGAAGATGGGAAACTCCCCATATGGCTCACCAGTGTACTCGTACCTACTTGACAAGCCTGGGCTTTAAATGGGCAGGTAGATAAGACATGTCCCATGGCTCCACAATACAGACAGGTCTGGGTGTTTAGTCTGCATAAGCACTCAGCAGGAGACAATCTAGCCCTGCCCAGTTGCAAGGGCTCCGGAGGAGACGACTTGACAGCCCTCGGTGACTTCCGAGAGAACTCGGGTGACATCTGATCCACTCGGAAATGTGGACTTTGGGGATTTCCATTATTCCTCGGAGGCGAGGTGGAAATCGAGGATGAGCGTCGGCAACAGGGAAcagactccctctccctcctacgttCTCGTAGCTGCCCATCGATCCGGATGGTCAAGGCTATGAGGGAGTCGAGGTCCAGGGGCAGCTCCCGGGCTGCGAGCTCGTCTTTAATCACCTCCAATAATCCGTGAAGGAATGTGTCGAACAGggcttccgggttccaggcactctcagccgCCAACTATGGGAATCCTGACGTAGTTGGAGCAGCTTACAGAGAATCTAACACTTTACGTACCTCTGCCCCAAATTCCTCCAGACTGAGACAAATggtggattgttgctcccacactGTCGTAGCCCAGCCAAGAGCccacacctggaggggggggggggtggagacaagcacaaagacaggtgaaacagataagGGTGTGACACTTTGGTTCAGCCTCATCAGTATTATCCATACAGTTATTTTGACACATTGCTTACATTTGTTCCATTAAATTAGATACTTCATCCAACATACCATAAACAAAATTCCAGTGTTGTGTATGTTTATAACTGTGTAGTATGGTGgaaggtagcccagtggttaagagcgttgggcaagtaaccgaaagattgctgattcaaatccctgagcccactaggtgaaaaatctatctgtgcccttgaacaaggcacttagctctaattgctcctgtaagtcgctctggagaagatcgtttgctaaatgactaaaatgtaaatgtagtgtCTACAATCTGTGAGCAATGCAC
Above is a window of Oncorhynchus tshawytscha isolate Ot180627B linkage group LG30, Otsh_v2.0, whole genome shotgun sequence DNA encoding:
- the zgc:172339 gene encoding endonuclease domain-containing 1 protein, whose translation is MVSCIIARAQALAWVLVLVMVEAEVQENYSPACREFMYMGTPPLGLENKALKKICQRYNGKPRFVTLYDTFDHIPVYSAYTFKRSDGTKKVDVPWMYEPQLATVSDFGEMQPFPQGDLHRSFEDAQAVLEDYSNTVNFERGHLNPDEHQSDPNDKAATYTLTNVVPQVREFNIGPWKTHEHTIRRRLNNYCRGTAYMVTGVTTSGNMIRRHNIDRVAVPTYLWSAYCCIDYDRNTPFEERTKFPAYAAHGLNEKERPEVLEMSVQQLENFLKSVTFVDKTFQIFYDNCVSPDNGLHMT